The Shewanella algae DNA segment TATCCACTCGGCGATGAATGATCAACAGGTGATAGATGCCTATCACGACGATCTGCGCCGAACCCGCGCCGCCGGGCAATCGATCATTCCGGTCGACACCAAGCTGGCCCGCGGCATAGAGCGTATCCTGCCGCAGATGAAGGATAAGTTCGAGGCCATTTCAGTGCGGGTGCCCACTATTAATGTCACCGCCATAGATGTGTCTGTGACTCTCAATGACAGAGTGGATATTGCCAAGGTAAACCAGGTGCTGGAACAGGCGACCCATGGCAGGCTTGAGGGCATTCTGGGCTATACTGATGAGCCTCTGGTATCATGCGATTTTAATCATGATCCGCGCTCCAGCGTGGTCGACGGCACCCAGACCCGGGTCAGTGATGGCCAACTGGTGAAGCTGTTGCTTTGGTGCGACAACGAATGGGGCTTTGCCAACCGTATGTTGGATACGGCGCTGGCGATGATCAAGGCCCGCAGCGCCTGAGAGGCTGCAACAGATTATTCCAGGGTGGCAGGGAAGGCGCCGCCCTTAGTGAAACAGATTTGTTTTTGATTAAGAAGGAAGCGTAAAAATGGCAATTATCAAGATGTCAGAGCTGGATCTTCAGGGCAAGCGTGTGCTTATCCGTGAAGATCTCAATGTGCCTGTGGCCGATGGCGTGGTCACCAGCGACGCGCGTCTGCGGGCTTCGCTGCCCACTATCAAGTTGGCACTGGAAAAAGGGGCTGCCGTGATGGTGATGTCCCACCTGGGACGACCAACCGAAGGCGAATACAATGAGGAGTTTTCCCTCAAGCCTGTGGTGGATTATCTGGCCAAGGCGCTGAACTGCCCGGTACGTCTGGAAAAAGACTATCTGGATGGCGTCGAAGTTGCCCAAGGTGAAGTGGTGGTGTTTGAAAACGTCCGCTTCAACAAGGGTGAGAAGAAAAACGACGAGGCGCTTTCCAAGCAACTGGCAGCCCTGTGTGATGTCTATGTGATGGATGCCTTTGGTACCGCTCACCGCGCCCAGGCCTCGACTCATGGTGTCGGCATGTTTGCCCCGATAGCCTGCGCCGGCCCATTGCTGGCGGCAGAGCTGGATGCCCTGGGTAAGGCGATGGATAACCCGGCGCGTCCCTTGGTGGCGATTGTCGGTGGCTCCAAGGTGTCGACCAAGCTGACAGTGCTTGAATCTCTGTCCGGCATAGTGGATCAACTGGTGGTGGGTGGTGGTATCGCCAACACCTTTATTGCCGCCGCCGGCCATCCTGTGGGCAAGTCGCTCTATGAAGCCAACCTTATCGATGAAGCCAAGCGCCTGGTGGCCAATGCCCAGAGCCGTGGAGGCGATATCCCCGTGCCTACCGATGTGGTGGTTGGCAAGGAGTTCAGCCCTGCAGCCGTGGCTACCTTGAAGCCAGTGGACGAGGTTGCCGACGATGAGATGATCTTCGACATAGGCCCGGACAGCGCCGAAGCCCTGGCTGCTATCCTGCAAAAAGCCGGTACCATAGTCTGGAACGGCCCGGTTGGGGTGTTTGAGTTCGACCAGTTTGGCGAAGGTACCAAGCGTATCGCCCAGGCGATCGCCGAGTCACCGGCCTTCTCCATCGCAGGTGGCGGTGATACTCTGGCCGCCGTGGACAAATATGGCATTGCCGACAAGGTGTCATACATCTCTACCGGTGGCGGTGCCTTCCTCGAGTTCCTCGAAGGTAAAGAGTTGCCGGCTGTGGCCATGCTCAAGGCCCGCGGTAACTGAGCAAAATCAAAAGAATTATAAAGAAACCGCTCCCGGCTTTGCCGGGAGCATCAAGTTAAATCCAAGCGATAGCGACCTCGGTGAAGCAATTCACCCTATTATTGGAGTAAAAAAATGGCCCTTATTTCCCTACGCCAACTGCTGGACCACGCCGCCGAACATGGATACGGCGTCCCGGCGTTCAACGTTAACAACCTGGAGCAGATGCGAGCCATCATGCAGGCCGCCGAAGCCACTGACAGCCCTGTGATTGTGCAGGCTTCAGCCGGTGCCCGTAAGTATGCCCGTCCTCAGTTCCTCAAGTATCTGATGGCGGCTGCCCTCGAGCAGTATCCGGATATCCCTGTGTGTATTCACCAGGACCACGGTACTCACCCTGACGTGTGTCAGCGTTCCATCCAGCTCGGCATGAGCTCTGTGATGATGGACGGTTCCTTGATGTCTGACGGCAAGACTCCTGCCTCTTATGAGTACAACGTCGATGTTACCCGCAAGACAGTGGCCTTCGCCCACGCCTGTGGTGTTTCTGTTGAAGGTGAAATCGGCTGTCTGGGTAGTCTGGAAACCGGCATGGCCGGCGAAGAAGACGGTATCGGCGCCGAAGGTACCCTGAGCCACGAGCAGATGCTGACCAGCCCGGAAGAAGCCGCCCGCTTCGTGGCCGACACTCATGTGGATGCCCTGGCCATCGCCATAGGTACCAGCCACGGTGCTTACAAGTTCAGCCGCAAGCCTACCGGCGATGTGCTCCGTATCGACCGCATCAAAGAGATCCACGCCCGTATCCCCAACACTCATCTGGTAATGCACGGCTCTTCTTCTGTACCTCAGGAGTGGCTGCAGATCATCAACGAGTATGGTGGCGCCATCCCTGAAACTTACGGCGTGCCGCTGGAAGAGATTGTTGAAGGCATCAAGCACGGTGTACGTAAGGTTAACATCGACACAGATTTGCGCCTGGCATCTACCGGTGCGGTACGTAAGTTCCTGGCTGAAAACCCAGCTGAGTTTGACCCACGCAAATTCCTCAAGGCCTCCATGGAAGCCATGGCCGACATCTGTACCGTTCGCTACGAAGCCTTCGGTTGTGCCGGTATGGGCTCCAAGATCAAGCCGCTGTCGTTGCAGGCCATGTACAAGCGTTATCAAACCGGCGAACTGGATCCACAGATCAACCTGTAATCCCGTTCTCTGTATTGAAAGCCCGCATTCGCGGGCTTTTTTACGTCCCGTTTCCGGCGTTTAAAGCAGAGATAGCAGCAGCGCCGTCAGGTAGAGCCCAAGGCCAAAAACCGTATGGGCCAACAGACTTCTGCATCTGGCTGTCCAGGGCGCCGGGGTACGTCTGGCCGCAAGGCCGGCACCCAGTCCCGGCTGCAGAATAAGAAAGGGCGCCAATACACTGATAATGCCAAGCAGCAGCGCCGGCATGATCTTCGGTGCTTGCAGCCATTGCGAACCGCAGATCGCCAGCAAGATGGCGGCAAAGATGATGCCTATCAGATAGTGTGCTCCCCAGCCAAGCCAGGCTTCGCCCTTGATGGCAGCCGAGGCGCCGATAGGGCTGTGGATCAGTTTCCCCTTGGGTAAATGACCTATCCAGCGACCGACCATGGGATAGCTCAGTGAGGGGATCCCCAACAGCATTTTTTGCGCCAAGGCCCAAATATCCATTACCAGAGTTGCACCGACACCTAAAAGCAGCGCATTGAGCCAAAAGGGAAATTCCTGCATCTATCTTACTCCTTGTCGTATTTTGTCCATCCGGGCTGGGCGGTTGTCGCCCCTGATGGATGATGATAATCTATCATTCAATAAATTAATTGAATGATTGTTTGGTGAAGAAAAAATGTCAAGCGACAATCTGACCGAGACACAGGGGCAGCAGCTCGATAGTCACTACCGGGAACTGGCAGATATTGCCAAGGTGCTCTCTCATGGCCACAGGTTAAGGCTGCTGGAGCAGATAGCGCAGGGGGAATGGCCGGTCGAGCGTTTGGCCCAGCAGTGCGGTCTGACTCTGGCCAACTGTTCCCAACACCTGCAGCAACTGAAACGCGCCGGCATGGTGGACAGTCGCCGTGAAGGCAAACAGGTACTCTATTCTCTGGCCGATGGTCCCTTGTTGGTGCTGCTGCAGAGCCTGGCGCAGCTGGCCGATTTTCAGCGTTCCCGGGTTAATCAATTGGTGGCACGCCATAAGCCGGAGCCGGGTAGCGGTGAAGGGGTTTCCCGGGAGGCGTTGTTGGCGCGGCTTGAAAGTGGTGATGTATTGCTGCTGGATGTGCGTCCCGAAGAGGAGTTTTTACTCGGCCATCTTCCGGGGGCTCTCAACCTGCCATTGCCTCTGTTGGAAGCGGAACTGGCACGTCTGCCCAAGCACACAGAGATAGTGGCCTATTGCCGCGGCCCTTATTGCGCCCTGTCGGATGAGGCGGTGGCCTTGCTCCAGGCACAGGGCTTTAATGCCAAGCGACTCAATGCCGGTTTCCCCGACTGGAAGGCGGCCGGCTTGGCGGTGGAAGTCTGACTTGGACTGTTGAACCTATCACAAAACGCCTTTTATCAGCTTGGCCAGGCTGGCTATCGATTGCTCCAACTTTGGCCCACCAGGCAGTGAGGCGTTGATGCGAAAACAGTGGCTGAACTCCCGGTGCGCCGAGAACATCTGTCCCGGCGCCAGGCTTATTCCTTGCGAGAGTGCCTGGCGATAGAGCTCTGTGGTGTCCCGCCCCTCGGGTAACTCTACCCAGAGAAAATAGCCGCCATCGCCATAATGCACTCTGACACTGTCGGGTAAGCGGTTCTTCAATGCTTGCCAGGTGGCGAATTTTCGTTGCTCCAGGGTGCGCCTCAATTGCCGCAGGTGGGTCTCATAACTGCGGGTCGACAGGTAATGGGCCAGTGCCAATTGCACCGGGGTGCTGGTGGCCAGGGTGCTCATCAGTTGCAGTTTTTGAATACTGAGCGCCATCTTGCCGGCGGCCACCCAACCGACGCGAAAACCGCCCACCAGAGACTTGGAGAAGGAGCCGCAGTGCAGGGTTCTGTTGTCCGGATCGAAGGCCTTGGCCGGCAGGGGCTTCTCCTTGCCGAAATAGAGTTCACTGTAGACATCGTCTTCAATCAAAAAGCAGTCGTGTTCCTGCAAGAGTTTCAGCAAACGACGCTTCTTGTCATCGCTCATACTGCAGCCCAAGGGATTTTGAAAGTTGGTCATCAACCAGCAGGCCTTGACCCTGTGAGTTTGCAGCGCCTGGGCCAGAGATTGTAGATCTATTCCTTCCTGGGGATGGGTGCGAATGGCGAGCGCCTTGAGGCCGAGGCGCTCCAGCGACTGCAGGGCGCCGTAGAAGGCGGGGTTTTCTATCACCACCCAATCCCCGGGACGGGTGACCGCCTGCAGGCTCAGGTTCAATGCCTCCAGTGCCCCCGCGGTGATCACTATTTCATCCGGCGAGATGCTCATTCCCTGCGCCGCGTAGCGCTGGGCTATGATATGCCTGAGCGCCGGGTTCCCGGGTGGCAAATTGTCCAGAGCGCTGGCGGAATCCAGGGTCTTGGCGCTTGAAATCAAGGCCCGGTTCAACTGTTTGTGGGGCGACAGCCCGGGATCCGGGTAGGCGGAGCCAAACCCTGTGATCCCCGGATCGCGACTGGCCTGCAACACCTCAAAGATAAAGGCGTTGATATCCACCGACTCGGCGCGGGTCACAGCACTGGACTGATGTAGGCCTTGGGGCTTGGGGGCCGCCACTTTCGGGGCGACAAAGTAACCTGAGCGGGGGCGGGAGATTATCCAGCCTTGGCTCTCCAGCACCTGATAGGCATGCATCACTGTCATCAAACTCATCTGGCTCTGCTGAGTCTGCTCTCTGAGTGAAGGTAAGCGGTCACCCACCTGCCAGACACCGCTCTGTATCTGCTGCCTCAATTGCTGGATCAGGGTTTCATATTTGGCCATGGTTTACTCTGCTTTATTGCCCGTGCCCAGCATAACAATTATTCAATCTGTTATATATAAAATCGTATTTTCTGTATCTATTATAGTTTTGTTTCAGTCC contains these protein-coding regions:
- a CDS encoding phosphoglycerate kinase — translated: MAIIKMSELDLQGKRVLIREDLNVPVADGVVTSDARLRASLPTIKLALEKGAAVMVMSHLGRPTEGEYNEEFSLKPVVDYLAKALNCPVRLEKDYLDGVEVAQGEVVVFENVRFNKGEKKNDEALSKQLAALCDVYVMDAFGTAHRAQASTHGVGMFAPIACAGPLLAAELDALGKAMDNPARPLVAIVGGSKVSTKLTVLESLSGIVDQLVVGGGIANTFIAAAGHPVGKSLYEANLIDEAKRLVANAQSRGGDIPVPTDVVVGKEFSPAAVATLKPVDEVADDEMIFDIGPDSAEALAAILQKAGTIVWNGPVGVFEFDQFGEGTKRIAQAIAESPAFSIAGGGDTLAAVDKYGIADKVSYISTGGGAFLEFLEGKELPAVAMLKARGN
- the fba gene encoding class II fructose-bisphosphate aldolase (catalyzes the reversible aldol condensation of dihydroxyacetonephosphate and glyceraldehyde 3-phosphate in the Calvin cycle, glycolysis, and/or gluconeogenesis); protein product: MALISLRQLLDHAAEHGYGVPAFNVNNLEQMRAIMQAAEATDSPVIVQASAGARKYARPQFLKYLMAAALEQYPDIPVCIHQDHGTHPDVCQRSIQLGMSSVMMDGSLMSDGKTPASYEYNVDVTRKTVAFAHACGVSVEGEIGCLGSLETGMAGEEDGIGAEGTLSHEQMLTSPEEAARFVADTHVDALAIAIGTSHGAYKFSRKPTGDVLRIDRIKEIHARIPNTHLVMHGSSSVPQEWLQIINEYGGAIPETYGVPLEEIVEGIKHGVRKVNIDTDLRLASTGAVRKFLAENPAEFDPRKFLKASMEAMADICTVRYEAFGCAGMGSKIKPLSLQAMYKRYQTGELDPQINL
- a CDS encoding DUF2938 domain-containing protein, whose translation is MQEFPFWLNALLLGVGATLVMDIWALAQKMLLGIPSLSYPMVGRWIGHLPKGKLIHSPIGASAAIKGEAWLGWGAHYLIGIIFAAILLAICGSQWLQAPKIMPALLLGIISVLAPFLILQPGLGAGLAARRTPAPWTARCRSLLAHTVFGLGLYLTALLLSLL
- a CDS encoding ArsR/SmtB family transcription factor, with translation MSSDNLTETQGQQLDSHYRELADIAKVLSHGHRLRLLEQIAQGEWPVERLAQQCGLTLANCSQHLQQLKRAGMVDSRREGKQVLYSLADGPLLVLLQSLAQLADFQRSRVNQLVARHKPEPGSGEGVSREALLARLESGDVLLLDVRPEEEFLLGHLPGALNLPLPLLEAELARLPKHTEIVAYCRGPYCALSDEAVALLQAQGFNAKRLNAGFPDWKAAGLAVEV
- a CDS encoding PLP-dependent aminotransferase family protein, coding for MAKYETLIQQLRQQIQSGVWQVGDRLPSLREQTQQSQMSLMTVMHAYQVLESQGWIISRPRSGYFVAPKVAAPKPQGLHQSSAVTRAESVDINAFIFEVLQASRDPGITGFGSAYPDPGLSPHKQLNRALISSAKTLDSASALDNLPPGNPALRHIIAQRYAAQGMSISPDEIVITAGALEALNLSLQAVTRPGDWVVIENPAFYGALQSLERLGLKALAIRTHPQEGIDLQSLAQALQTHRVKACWLMTNFQNPLGCSMSDDKKRRLLKLLQEHDCFLIEDDVYSELYFGKEKPLPAKAFDPDNRTLHCGSFSKSLVGGFRVGWVAAGKMALSIQKLQLMSTLATSTPVQLALAHYLSTRSYETHLRQLRRTLEQRKFATWQALKNRLPDSVRVHYGDGGYFLWVELPEGRDTTELYRQALSQGISLAPGQMFSAHREFSHCFRINASLPGGPKLEQSIASLAKLIKGVL